Proteins from a single region of Methanofastidiosum sp.:
- a CDS encoding ABC transporter permease subunit, producing MFSIALIFSLAIGLLVGIIIYSKPKSANPVLNILNASETIPTLALLIILLPLFGIGMAPTIVASIIYSILPVARNTYTGLTGVNKNLIEISNAIGLSEREIMIKVRFPMALPLIAGGVRIAIVFTMAVVTLGGLIAAGGLGAPLQTGINLYDVNIILIVGLWIGLLAVILDLGAAIIEKALKARYGR from the coding sequence ATGTTTTCTATTGCCTTGATCTTCTCTTTAGCAATAGGATTACTAGTAGGGATTATTATTTATTCTAAACCTAAATCTGCAAATCCCGTATTAAACATTTTAAATGCCAGTGAAACAATCCCCACTCTTGCATTGCTTATAATACTACTTCCTTTATTTGGGATAGGTATGGCTCCAACAATAGTAGCCTCCATAATATACTCTATTCTCCCTGTAGCAAGAAATACTTATACAGGGCTTACAGGAGTAAACAAGAATTTAATCGAAATCTCAAATGCAATAGGACTCTCTGAAAGAGAAATAATGATTAAAGTAAGATTTCCTATGGCCCTCCCCCTTATTGCAGGGGGGGTTAGAATTGCCATAGTTTTCACAATGGCTGTTGTTACCCTAGGAGGCCTTATTGCGGCAGGAGGCTTAGGTGCACCTCTTCAGACTGGAATAAACCTTTATGATGTAAACATAATTTTAATAGTTGGTCTTTGGATCGGATTACTTGCAGTTATTTTAGATTTGGGGGCCGCAATAATCGAAAAGGCCCTGAAAGCGAGGTATGGCAGATGA
- a CDS encoding ABC transporter ATP-binding protein, which produces MTQRLFGRIDNVVIENVTKSYGDFFAVKDLNLTIEGGKLIALVGPSGSGKTTTLRLINKLIEPDKGSIRINNEDIKDLDPVKLRRNIGYVIQEIGLFPHMNVLENIGIIPQLEGWNNEDIKKRAEDILNLFGLSPELFIKRYPKELSGGQQQRIGLARAIMMNPPLLLMDEPFGALDPILRRQLQEEFLKIKMELGRTIVFVTHDINEAFKLGDRVAIMKDSKLIQIGEPDELILNPANDFVSEIVDSDKKFKHVDNLRVKDIMDPIDKKYLFDSALNSNKTIEEMKKRNVELALVLDKGRPFGVVYFSDLINLKDRNLKIGEITKKIVILSANDGATNALLTLKKNNCFHAIVTENENIVGILLPNEVLLKLV; this is translated from the coding sequence TAACAAAAAGCTATGGCGACTTCTTTGCAGTAAAGGATCTTAATCTTACGATAGAGGGAGGAAAGCTAATAGCCTTAGTTGGCCCAAGTGGTAGCGGGAAGACTACTACTCTCCGCCTCATCAACAAATTGATTGAGCCCGATAAGGGAAGCATCAGAATAAACAACGAAGATATCAAAGATTTGGATCCAGTAAAACTAAGAAGAAACATTGGATATGTAATTCAAGAAATTGGTCTTTTTCCACACATGAACGTATTAGAGAATATAGGGATAATCCCACAACTTGAAGGTTGGAATAACGAAGATATTAAAAAAAGAGCAGAAGATATTTTAAATCTATTTGGACTCTCACCAGAGCTTTTCATAAAACGATACCCAAAGGAACTAAGTGGGGGGCAACAACAGAGAATTGGCCTTGCAAGAGCGATAATGATGAATCCCCCCCTCCTTCTGATGGATGAGCCCTTTGGCGCACTAGACCCAATTTTAAGAAGACAGCTACAAGAAGAATTTTTGAAGATCAAAATGGAGCTTGGGAGGACAATAGTTTTTGTAACTCATGACATTAACGAGGCGTTTAAATTAGGTGACAGAGTGGCCATAATGAAAGACTCTAAACTAATTCAAATTGGCGAACCAGATGAACTCATATTAAATCCTGCAAATGATTTTGTTTCTGAAATAGTTGACTCGGATAAAAAGTTCAAACATGTTGACAATCTTAGAGTGAAGGATATAATGGACCCCATTGATAAAAAATATCTATTTGATTCAGCTCTAAATTCCAATAAAACAATTGAAGAAATGAAAAAGAGGAATGTTGAACTTGCATTAGTCTTAGATAAAGGCAGACCATTTGGAGTTGTTTATTTTAGTGATTTAATTAATCTAAAAGATAGAAATCTGAAAATAGGAGAAATTACAAAAAAGATAGTTATCCTATCAGCAAATGATGGTGCAACAAACGCCTTATTAACTTTGAAAAAAAATAATTGTTTTCATGCAATAGTTACTGAGAATGAAAATATAGTAGGAATATTACTACCAAATGAAGTATTGCTAAAACTTGTATAG